In Thermococcus sp., the genomic window CCCTTATTGGGGCCCCACATATCTCGCAGTATCTAGGCTTGGCTTTCCCCATCTCAACCACCTTCTTGCTCCACTTAAGGCTCGAAGTCAGGCTTTTTAAACCCCTCGATGAGCTTATATTGATGAGCGGGGTAAGGATAGAGAGGCTCCAAAGGCTCGACCAGGAAACGCTGGAGAGGCTCATTGAGATATACATGAGGGGATACGAGGGCATGCGCGAATACGGCGGTGAGGGAGAGAGCTACGCGAAGCGCTACCTTCGATGGTGCTGGGGCAAGGCAAAGGACGGCTTTTTCGTCGCAAAGGTCGGCGATGAGATAGCGGGCTTTATAGTCTGCGACAGCGACTGGTACAGCAAATACGAGGGAAGAACCGTCGGGGCGATCCACGAGTTCGTGGTTGACAAACGGTTCCAGGGGCACGGGATAGGCCACAGGCTCATGGAAAAGTGCCTTGAGTACCTGGGAGAGCACAACGACAGAATAGAGCTGTGGGTCGGGGAGAAGAACGAGAAGGCCATCAGGTTCTACGAGGACTACGGGTTCAAACGCGTTGGTCAGAGCGGGATATGGGTGCGCATGGTCAAAGACCTGCGGAAGGACGGTGCACCCCGTGAAAAAGGGAAGCAGGTGGTTTGATGTCGTACATAAGACCGTCCGATCCCGAGAAGATGGGGAAATTGAAGGAGGAAAGTTTCATACGCGAAGGTAAAGGCAGGCTGAAGGTCGTTGTAGAGAGCGGGGGAGACAGGATTGAAACCACCATAAACGGCTCCCTGAAGAGCGTTGGCGAGATAGCGGAGATGCTCGGAGTGGAGGCCAGGGACGGGAAGGTAGAGGCCGTCGTCGATGGGGTGAAGGTCAACGCCGAGCGCGGAAAACTGGAGGTGGAGTTCGAGAACGGGGACAGGCTGAAGATTGAGAAGGCATGAGCCGCGTTGGATGTAAAAAGGAAGCGGAAAAAGGCCTTCACTTCACAGGCGGCCTGAACTTGTAGCCGTAGAGGATTATTCCGTCCTCCTCGAACTCCCTTATCTTCTTGGTGACGACCTCTACCTCCATGCCGAAGTCTATTTCCTCGGGATCAACGTCGGTCAGCTGGGCGAGAACCACGGGGCCCTCCTCAAGCTCTATCAGTGCCAGGGGGAAGGGCTTGTAGTACTCAAAGCCGCTCGGCGGGTTCCTGACTATCGTCCAGCTGATGACCCTGCCCTTTCCGCTCAGTTTGATTTCCTCGACGTTTCTTGAGCCGCAGACCGGGCAAATCGACCTCTTCGGGAAGTGAACGTGGCCGTTCTCGCACTTTCCACCTATGAGCCTGTACTTCTCACGGAAGTGCCTCCAGTAGCGGGAAACCTGCATCGGGCGCGCCATTTCAGACCCTCCTAAAGACGTTGACCGTTATGTTCGAACCGGTTCCACCTATGTTCTGGGTCAGGCCGACTTCCGCATCGGGCACCTGGCTCGGCGCCTCGCCGCGGAGCTGGAGCACCGCTTCAACCGTCTGGTAAACGCCGGTGGCACCGACGGGGTGTCCCCTTGCCTTGAGCCCGCCCATGGTCTGTATCGGATAGTCGGCGTCAATGGCTATCTGTCCCTCCTTGGCCAGCTTCGCTCCCTCTCCCTTCTTCGCGGCACCGAGGGCTTCGAGGCTGAGGGCAGCCATCACGGTAAAGGCGTCGTGAACCTCAAAGAAGTCAATGTCATTCGGCTCGACGCCCGCCATCTTGTAGGCCCTTTCAGCGGCCACCTTGGCGGCCTTGAGGGTGAGTAAGTCCTCCCTGCTGGCGAGGCTTATGGTGTCTATGGCGCGCCCCATTCCAGCTACTTCGACCCACTTCTCCTTCGGAACGCCAAGCTCCTTGGCCTTCTCCGGTGTGGTAATTATAACCGATGCCGCACCATCGCAGACCGGCGAGGCGTCGAAGAGCTTGAGCGGGTCGGCAACGTAGGGGCTCTTGAGGACTGTCTCAACCTTAATCGGACGTTTGAACATGGCGTAGGGGTTCTTGGCGCCGTTGGCGTGAGCGTTAACCGCAAAGAGGGCAAGGTCCTCTTCGGTGTAGCCGTAGGTCTTCATGTAGTAGCGCATGACGAGTGCGTTGAGAGCGACAAAGCTCGCCCCGTGGAAGAGCTCCCACTCAGCGTCT contains:
- a CDS encoding Zn-ribbon domain-containing OB-fold protein, whose amino-acid sequence is MARPMQVSRYWRHFREKYRLIGGKCENGHVHFPKRSICPVCGSRNVEEIKLSGKGRVISWTIVRNPPSGFEYYKPFPLALIELEEGPVVLAQLTDVDPEEIDFGMEVEVVTKKIREFEEDGIILYGYKFRPPVK
- a CDS encoding thiolase domain-containing protein, yielding MRKAVIIGAGMTPVGEHWKLGLRDLAVEALLNAMDDAGIDRVDSLYVGNMISGPFVEQENLGALIADWAGLGNIPAVKIEAACASGGAAVQEGVKAVLSGLEDVVAVVGVEKMTDAWPSDATRYLAYAADAEWELFHGASFVALNALVMRYYMKTYGYTEEDLALFAVNAHANGAKNPYAMFKRPIKVETVLKSPYVADPLKLFDASPVCDGAASVIITTPEKAKELGVPKEKWVEVAGMGRAIDTISLASREDLLTLKAAKVAAERAYKMAGVEPNDIDFFEVHDAFTVMAALSLEALGAAKKGEGAKLAKEGQIAIDADYPIQTMGGLKARGHPVGATGVYQTVEAVLQLRGEAPSQVPDAEVGLTQNIGGTGSNITVNVFRRV
- a CDS encoding GNAT family N-acetyltransferase, translating into MSGVRIERLQRLDQETLERLIEIYMRGYEGMREYGGEGESYAKRYLRWCWGKAKDGFFVAKVGDEIAGFIVCDSDWYSKYEGRTVGAIHEFVVDKRFQGHGIGHRLMEKCLEYLGEHNDRIELWVGEKNEKAIRFYEDYGFKRVGQSGIWVRMVKDLRKDGAPREKGKQVV